A genome region from Coffea arabica cultivar ET-39 chromosome 7e, Coffea Arabica ET-39 HiFi, whole genome shotgun sequence includes the following:
- the LOC140011261 gene encoding uncharacterized protein: MPRSSRTDELVYDPEVEKAARRWRQETKRQKEGHLFAANESAEDEVSMANNQTLRELAAPELTHQPLCITFPALAENTAFELNSGLIQLLPSFHGLSGEEPHKHVKEFEVVCSSMKPPGVTEEQIRLRAFPFSLKDAAKDWLYYLPAGSITTWAQLKKKFLEKFFPASRAASLRKEICGIKQYPGESLYEYWERFNKLCTRCPQHQISEQLLIQYFYEGLQSTDRSIIDAASGGALANKTPREAWELIEAMAENSQQFGFRESNPPRRVNEVETSSLQKQLSELTSVVRQLAMRDASRAKVCGICTGMDHCTDSCPILQEDGAEQVNMAGGVPAPRRQYDPYSNTYNPGWRDHPNLSYGNRQQNAFPNRPPRFHQPWQPKSQPSSSNSGSSLEDLVKNLATTTTNLATTTTQLQQEIRFLAVNTAQLQQDTKADKKDQDVRISQLATAINRLESHVYGKLPSQPEVNPRNVSAMTLRSGKELEGLEKTKRAEKEKEILDVFRKIQVHIPLLDAIKQVPKYAKFLKDLCVNKRKLRGDERVMVGENVSAVLQRKLPPKCGDPGPLKETGIIIQLADRTCAYPDGIVEDVLVQVDGLIFSADFYVLYMDDRSAPNPSPIILGRPFLSTAQTKIDVSKGTLTMKFDGETVHFNIFDTMKHPVNSHSVFAMYTTNPSVQEFSKFAYRGKFKVAANKSYMMKAIHEVKMERKFRKKVALNGHVDPGGGPPITRKIQLHPD, encoded by the exons ATGCCCCGTTCTTCTCGCACAGATGAATTAGTATACGATCCTGAGGTTGAGAAGGCAGCGCGTAGGTGGAGGCAAGAGACCAAGAGGCAAAAAGAAGGACACTTATTTGCTGCAAACGAGTCAGCGGAAGACGAAGTAAGCATGGCCAACAACCAAACATTGAGGGAGCTGGCTGCCCCGGAGCTGACTCACCAGCCCTTATGCATCACATTCCCCGCTTTGGCTGAGAATACCGCTTTCGAACTGAATTCGGGGTTGATTCAACTCTTACCCTCTTTCCATGGTCTCTCTGGCGAAGAACCCCACAAGCACGTAAAGGAGTTCGAGGTGGTCTGCTCTAGTATGAAACCTCCTGGGGTCACTGAAGAGCAAATTAGACTGAGAGCCTTCCCGTTCTCTCTCAAAGATGCAGCTAAAGATTGGCTGTACTACCTACCAGCAGGTAGTATTACCACATGGGCGCAGctgaaaaagaaattcttggaaAAATTCTTCCCTGCATCCCGGGCTGCGAGTTTGAGGAAGGAGATCTGCGGCATTAAACAATACCCCGGTGAGTCCTTGTACGAATACTGGGAAAGGTTTAACAAGTTATGCACTAGATGCCCGCAGCATCAAATTAGTGAGCAACTGTTAATCCAATACTTCTACGAAGGGCTCCAATCAACCGATAGGAGTATCATCGACGCTGCAAGTGGGGGAGCACTGGCAAACAAGACACCAAGGGAAGCGTGGGAGCTCATCGAAGCCATGGCAGAGAACTCCCAGCAATTTGGCTTCCGTGAGAGCAACCCTCCCCGTAGAGTCAACGAGGTAGAGACTTCATCCTTACAGAAGCAACTGTCAGAATTGACGTCAGTTGTTAGGCAATTAGCCATGAGAGACGCGTCGCGAGCGAAGGTGTGTGGAATATGCACTGGCATGGACCATTGCACAGACTCGTGCCCCATTTTGCAAGAGGACGGGGCGGAACAGGTAAACATGGCCGGAGGCGTGCCCGCGCCCCGCAGGCAGTACGACCCATACTCCAATACGTACAATCCGGGTTGGAGGGACCATCCCAATCTCAGTTATGGGAACAGGCAACAAAATGCATTTCCAAATCGTCCACCAAGATTCCACCAGCCATGGCAACCAAAATCGCAACCCTCGTCCTCCAACTCAGGAAGTTCTCTAGAGGACCTAGTCAAAAACCTGGCCACGACTACTACCAACCTGGCCACGACTACTACCCAGCTTCAACAGGAGATTAGATTCTTAGCCGTGAATACCGCGCAGCTCCAGCAGGACACCAAAGCTGACAAGAAGGACCAAGACGTTCGAATAAGCCAACTGGCAACTGCCATCAACCGCTTGGAGTCCCACGTTTATGGGAAACTGCCATCGCAACCCGAGGTAAATCCCAGGAATGTAAGTGCCATGACGCTGAGGAGTGGCAAGGAACTGGAAGG gttAGAAAAGACAAAGAgggcagaaaaggaaaaagaaatcctgGATGTGTTCCGCAAGATTCAAGTACACATCCCCCTATTGGACGCGATCAAACAGGTACCCAAGTAcgcaaagttcttgaaagacttGTGCGTtaacaaaagaaagctaaggggTGATGAAAGAGTGatggtaggagagaatgtatcaGCTGTACTACAAAGGAAACTCCCACCCAAATGcggagatccag GACCTTTAAAAGAAACGgggataataattcaattggctGATCGTACATGTGCTTATCCGGATGGGATAGTTGAGGATGTTTTAGTGCAAgtagatggattaattttttctgctgatttttatgtgctttacATGGATGATAGAAGTGCCCCAAATCCATCACCCATTATACTAGGAAGACCATTTTTGAGTACTGCCCAGACTAAAATTGATGTTAGTAAGGGTACTCTCACGatgaaatttgatggagaaacagtccactttaatatttttgatacaatgAAACATCCTGTTAACTCTCATTCTGTGTTTGCTATGTATACCACTAATCCCTCTGTGCAAGAATTTTCTAAGTTTGCTTATAGGGGTAAATTCAAAGTTGCTGCGAACAAGTCCTATATGATGAAAGCAATTCATGAGgtaaaaatggagagaaaatttaggaaaaaagtTGCACTCAATGGCCATGTGGATCCTGGAGGAGGGCCACCAATTACAAGGAAAATTCAATTACATCCAGACTAA
- the LOC113702405 gene encoding alcohol dehydrogenase 1-like isoform X1: MSTYFSTQGQVIRCKAAVAWGPGKPLVIEEVEVAPPQAMEVRLKILFTSLCHTDVYFWEAKGQTPVFPRIFGHEAAGIVESVGEGVTELKPGDHVLPVFTGECKECRHCKSEESNMCDLLRINTNRGVMLNDGKLRFSINGKPIYHFVGTSTFSEYTVVHVGCVAKIDPEAPLDKVCVLSCGISTGLGATLNVAKPPKGSTVAIFGLGAVGLAAAEGARMAGASRIIGVDLNSNRFEEAKKFGVTEFVNPKDYNKPVQEVLAEMTDGGVDRSVECTGSINAMISAFECVHDGWGVAVLVGVPNKDDAFKTHPINVLNEKTLKGTFFGNYKPRTDLPSVVEKYMNKELELEKFITHEVPFSEINKAFEYMLKGEGLRCIIHMGA; the protein is encoded by the exons ATGTCTACTTACTTTAGTACTCAAGGTCAAGTGATACGCTGCAAAG CTGCCGTGGCATGGGGACCAGGGAAGCCACTGGTAATTGAGGAAGTGGAGGTAGCACCACCCCAGGCAATGGAAGTTCGCCTCAAGATCCTCTTCACCTCACTTTGCCATACTGATGTTTACTTCTGGGAAGCCAAG GGTCAGACCCCTGTGTTTCCAAGAATATTTGGCCACGAGGCTGCAGG AATTGTGGAAAGTGTCGGTGAGGGTGTGACGGAACTCAAACCTGGTGATCATGTGCTTCCTGTATTCACAGGAGAGTGCAAGGAATGCAGGCATTGTAAATCAGAGGAAAGCAATATGTGTGACCTCCTCAGGATCAATACTAACAGAGGAGTGATGCTTAATGATGGGAAGTTGAGATtttcaataaatggaaaaccaATTTATCATTTTGTTGGAACTTCCACTTTCAGTGAATACACTGTGGTACATGTTGGCTGTGTTGCAAAGATCGACCCTGAAGCTCCACTTGATAAAGTTTGTGTTCTCAGCTGTGGAATTTCCACAG GTCTTGGTGCAACCTTGAATGTTGCAAAGCCACCTAAGGGTTCAACTGTTGCCATTTTCGGTCTAGGAGCTGTTGGTCTTGCT GCTGCTGAAGGAGCTCGAATGGCTGGTGCTTCAAGAATTATTGGGGTTGATTTGAACTCAAACCGATTTGAAGAAG CCAAGAAATTCGGTGTCACGGAGTTTGTGAACCCAAAGGACTACAATAAGCCTGTGCAAGAG GTTCTTGCAGAGATGACAGATGGGGGTGTAGATCGCAGTGTTGAATGTACTGGAAGTATCAACGCGATGATCTCTGCATTTGAATGTGTTCATGAT GGATGGGGTGTTGCTGTACTTGTTGGAGTACCAAATAAGGATGATGCATTCAAGACTCATCCAATCAATGTCCTGAATGAAAAGACACTCAAGGGTACATTTTTCGGCAACTATAAGCCTCGAACTGACCTTCCCTCAGTGGTGGAAAAGTACATGAATAAG
- the LOC140011449 gene encoding uncharacterized protein isoform X1, which produces MTAEKRKKPSCDSSPVSCTSDCSTRSSTASNNYIKCLEVYFEQMASRIHWTDAMDEAFLTAYVSFRENDVWDKRKSLETNYDMLAAHLVSNHILTVTGQQLQTRFYHIKKKWDLFCNLRGISSKTETGVGWSEDSYCFTADDEHWANLEQTNASYVDFKKENSCYWYDRLTPLLLGRHATGSRAQSASEVVPSEPPRRERSNTAAKNRKGKGQASSSRVPTPVNVPAVEDDDDVYYVPPVPGAVGGKRSASSLGTSGEPEGSRGSKSTRSSTGLEDAISKIGNYTDFVLEDRRSRSEFDSLYGIMQCQDVITSMDIPDEWRLEACDHYAKYENEGARIIFLRASAADRYGYILKLMKLKGLA; this is translated from the exons ATGACCGCTGAGAAGAGGAAGAAGCCTTCTTGCGATT CCTCACCTGTTAGCTGTACGTCCGATTGCTCTACCCGTTCGTCAACTGCATCCAACAACTACATCAAGTGCCTTGAGGTCTATTTTGAG CAAATGGCTTCTAGGATTCACTGGACTGATGCAATGGATGAAGCTTTCCTCACAGCCTACGTCAGTTTTCGGGAAAATGACGTTTGGGACAAGAGGAAGTCGCTAGAGACCAACTACGACATGTTGGCAGCCCATTTGGTGAGCAATCACATATTGACTGTGACTGGCCAGCAATTGCAGACCAGATTCTATCAcatcaagaagaaatgggacCTGTTCTGCAATCTGCGTGGGATTTCATCAAAAACAGAGACCGGGGTTGGGTGGAGTGAGGACAGCTACTGTTTCACTGCTGATGATGAACATTGGGCCAACTTGGAGCAG ACCAATGCCTCGTACGTTGACTTCAAAAAAGAGAATTCATGCTACTGGTACGATCGGTTGACACCGCTACTGCTTGGAAGACATGCCACAGGCAGCCGTGCCCAGTCTGCAAGCGAGGTAGTTCCATCGGAACCGCCTCGCCGAGAACGGTCCAACACTGCTGCTAAAAATCGGAAGGGAAAAGGTCAAGCCTCTAGTTCGAGGGTGCCTACTCCGGTGAACGTACCAGCAGTTGAGGATGACGACGACGTCTACTATGTTCCCCCAGTTCCTGGTGCAGTTGGAGGAAAACGGTCAGCCTCAAGCTTAGGAACCAGTGGTGAACCTGAAGGGAGTAGAGGTTCAAAATCGACACGGTCATCTACTGGTCTTGAGGATGCTATAAGCAAGATCGGGAATTACACCGACTTCGTTCTTGAGGACAGACGGAGTAGGTCGGAGTTCGACTCCCTCTACGGCATAATGCAGTGCCAGGATGTGATCACCTCAATGGATATTCCGGACGAGTGGAGACTTGAAGCATGTGATCACTATGCCAAATATGAGAACGAGGGTGCAAGGATTATTTTTCTTAGAGCTTCTGCAGCCGATCGCTACGGCTACATCCTCAAGTTGATGAAGCTAAAAGGCTTGGCCTAG
- the LOC140011449 gene encoding uncharacterized protein isoform X2: MASRIHWTDAMDEAFLTAYVSFRENDVWDKRKSLETNYDMLAAHLVSNHILTVTGQQLQTRFYHIKKKWDLFCNLRGISSKTETGVGWSEDSYCFTADDEHWANLEQTNASYVDFKKENSCYWYDRLTPLLLGRHATGSRAQSASEVVPSEPPRRERSNTAAKNRKGKGQASSSRVPTPVNVPAVEDDDDVYYVPPVPGAVGGKRSASSLGTSGEPEGSRGSKSTRSSTGLEDAISKIGNYTDFVLEDRRSRSEFDSLYGIMQCQDVITSMDIPDEWRLEACDHYAKYENEGARIIFLRASAADRYGYILKLMKLKGLA, from the exons ATGGCTTCTAGGATTCACTGGACTGATGCAATGGATGAAGCTTTCCTCACAGCCTACGTCAGTTTTCGGGAAAATGACGTTTGGGACAAGAGGAAGTCGCTAGAGACCAACTACGACATGTTGGCAGCCCATTTGGTGAGCAATCACATATTGACTGTGACTGGCCAGCAATTGCAGACCAGATTCTATCAcatcaagaagaaatgggacCTGTTCTGCAATCTGCGTGGGATTTCATCAAAAACAGAGACCGGGGTTGGGTGGAGTGAGGACAGCTACTGTTTCACTGCTGATGATGAACATTGGGCCAACTTGGAGCAG ACCAATGCCTCGTACGTTGACTTCAAAAAAGAGAATTCATGCTACTGGTACGATCGGTTGACACCGCTACTGCTTGGAAGACATGCCACAGGCAGCCGTGCCCAGTCTGCAAGCGAGGTAGTTCCATCGGAACCGCCTCGCCGAGAACGGTCCAACACTGCTGCTAAAAATCGGAAGGGAAAAGGTCAAGCCTCTAGTTCGAGGGTGCCTACTCCGGTGAACGTACCAGCAGTTGAGGATGACGACGACGTCTACTATGTTCCCCCAGTTCCTGGTGCAGTTGGAGGAAAACGGTCAGCCTCAAGCTTAGGAACCAGTGGTGAACCTGAAGGGAGTAGAGGTTCAAAATCGACACGGTCATCTACTGGTCTTGAGGATGCTATAAGCAAGATCGGGAATTACACCGACTTCGTTCTTGAGGACAGACGGAGTAGGTCGGAGTTCGACTCCCTCTACGGCATAATGCAGTGCCAGGATGTGATCACCTCAATGGATATTCCGGACGAGTGGAGACTTGAAGCATGTGATCACTATGCCAAATATGAGAACGAGGGTGCAAGGATTATTTTTCTTAGAGCTTCTGCAGCCGATCGCTACGGCTACATCCTCAAGTTGATGAAGCTAAAAGGCTTGGCCTAG
- the LOC140011262 gene encoding uncharacterized protein: protein MAWNNRRGARGRNADRMRQDEEDEALLLMSASLMLMHPSLAHVDNNQPLPQHDGSFTDRQWVERVLYGHHRRSIDNMRITTDNFLLLSNILVERQYVPHNYQQRVPIQEALAMTLMLVSHKHTHRVLGTIFDRSIETINRNIKKVLRGLCLFAAEIIRPGDQTAVHPRIANSTNFYPWFKDAVGAMDGTHISACPPTGEQMAYTNRHGWQSQNVLAVCDHDMRFIYVYAGWEGSAHDARVLESALAYPSDFPLPQPGQYYLVDAAYRNAPGFMPPYKNVGSESPSKTLFNTRHSQLRNVIERTFGVLKKRFKWLKGPVDNFYMSTQISIVIACCALHNFLRMHQPEDAHFQRFESQDVHLNEEPEIGGLVPQPFALNVSPAELAEWKAKRDYIATQMYAARGRRRR from the exons ATGGCCTGGAACAACCGCCGTGGTGCTAGAGGACGCAATGCGGACCGCATGAGGCAAGATGAGGAAGATGAGGCCTTACTTCTTATGAGTGCATCGTTAATGTTAATGCATCCGTCACTTGCACACGTGGATAATAATCAACCACTTCCGCAACATGATGGTTCATTCACAGATAGGCAGTGGGTGGAACGCGTACTCTACGGTCATCATAGACGCTCAATAGACAACATGCGTATCACGACTGATAATTTCTTGCTACTGTCCAATATCCTTGTCGAGAGACAGTACGTTCCACACAATTACCAACAGCGCGTGCCCATACAGGAGGCGCTTGCTATGACTTTAATGTTGGTCAGCCACAAGCATACGCACCGTGTGTTGGGGACTATTTTTGATCGATCCATCGAGACGATTAATCGAAATATAAAAAAGGTGCTCCGAGGCCTGTGTCTATTTGCAGCTGAAATAATACGACCGGGTGACCAGACTGCAGTTCATCCACGAATTGCAAACTCAACTAATTTTTATCCGTGGTTCAAG GATGCCGTGGGAGCGATGGATGGCACCCACATCTCAGCTTGTCCTCCGACAGGCGAGCAAATGGCATATACAAATCGGCACGGGTGGCAATCACAGAATGTTCTGGCAGTTTGTGACCATGACATGCGCTTCATCTATGTGTATGCTGGATGGGAGGGAAGTGCACACGATGCGCGAGTGTTGGAGTCAGCATTAGCATATCCGTCCGATTTTCCACTGCCGCAACCTG GCCAGTACTACTTAGTTGATGCGGCATACAGGAATGCTCCTGGTTTCATGCCTCCGTATAAGAACGTGGGGTCCGAATCTCCGTCAAAGACCTTGTTCAATACTCGACATTCGCAACTGCGCAATGTCATTGAGCGCACATTCGGTGTGCTTAAGAAAAGATTCAAATGGTTAAAGGGTCCGGTAGATAATTTCTATATGAGCACTCAAATCAGTATAGTCATTGCTTGTTGTGCGTTGCACAACTTTTTAAGGATGCACCAACCAGAAGATGCTCATTTTCAACGGTTTGAATCACAAGACGTGCACTTAAATGAAGAGCCAGAAATAGGCGGGCTAGTACCTCAGCCGTTCGCATTAAACGTGTCTCCTGCAGAGCTGGCGGAATGGAAAGCTAAACGAGACTACATAGCGACTCAAATGTATGCAGCACGAGGGCGACGCCGCCGTTAA
- the LOC113700644 gene encoding F-box/kelch-repeat protein At3g23880-like, protein MSPKKLHQSQMPVAKAALAPNIPEELTVDILLRLPPKSIGKFRCVSKSWRSLLSDPLFITAYLTLHLHYPQKLIFFSSSPVPLSSRSIYTLTFTTADNPGSEAVLQKLTLAENILENTSSKYASIVGSCNGLVLVLGFRMEIGFRDTMYLINPTTMEFVKLPASPLVREAVRIGGALGYDSSNDDYKIVTVSCDESTSNETSS, encoded by the coding sequence ATGTCCCCAAAGAAACTCCATCAATCTCAAATGCCGGTGGCCAAGGCTGCCTTAGCCCCAAATATTCCCGAAGAACTCACAGTCGACATACTCTTACGTCTTCCGCCGAAATCTATCGGTAAATTCAGGTGCGTCTCGAAGTCATGGCGATCTCTACTCTCCGACCCACTATTCATCACAGCCTACCTCACTCTTCATCTCCATTACCCCCAAAAACtcatcttcttttcttcttcccctGTCCCTCTCTCTTCACGCAGCATCTACACCCTAACTTTCACTACCGCTGACAACCCTGGTTCCGAAGCTGTTTTGCAAAAGCTCACCCTTGCAGAGAACATTTTAGAGAATACATCTTCGAAGTACGCCTCAATTGTTGGTTCTTGCAACGGGTTGGTGTTGGTGTTAGGATTCAGAATGGAGATAGGCTTCCGGGATACAATGTATTTGATAAACCCCACGACCATGGAGTTCGTGAAATTGCCCGCTAGCCCTTTGGTTCGGGAGGCTGTTCGAATTGGGGGTGCATTGGGTTATGATAGTTCTAATGATGATTACAAGATCGTTACTGTCTCGTGTGATGAATCCACGAGTAATGAAACTTCTAGTTAG
- the LOC140011469 gene encoding uncharacterized protein isoform X2 yields the protein MASRIHWTDAMDEAFLTAYVSFRENDVWDKRKSLETNYDMLAAHLVSNHILTVTGQQLQTRFYHIKKKWDLFCNLRGISSKTETGVGWSEDSYCFTADDEHWANLEQTNASYVDFKKENSCYWYDRLTPLLLGRHATGSRAQSTSEVVPSEPPRRERSNTAAKNRKGKGQASSSRVPTPVNVPAVEDDDDVYYVPPVPGAVGGKRSASSLGTSGEPEGSRGSKSTRSSTGLEDAISKIGNYTDFVLEDRRSRSEFDSLYGIMQCQDVITSMDIPDEWRLEACDHYAKYENEGARIIFLRASAADRYGYILKLMKLKGLA from the exons ATGGCTTCTAGGATTCACTGGACTGATGCAATGGATGAAGCTTTCCTCACAGCCTACGTCAGTTTTCGGGAAAATGACGTTTGGGACAAGAGGAAGTCGCTAGAGACCAACTACGACATGTTGGCAGCCCATTTGGTGAGCAATCACATATTGACTGTGACTGGCCAGCAATTGCAGACCAGATTCTATCAcatcaagaagaaatgggacCTGTTCTGCAATCTGCGTGGGATTTCATCAAAAACAGAGACCGGGGTTGGGTGGAGTGAGGACAGCTACTGTTTCACTGCTGATGATGAACATTGGGCCAACTTGGAGCAG ACCAATGCCTCGTACGTTGACTTCAAAAAAGAGAATTCATGCTACTGGTACGATCGGTTGACACCGCTACTGCTTGGAAGACATGCCACAGGCAGCCGTGCCCAGTCTACAAGCGAGGTAGTTCCATCGGAACCGCCTCGCCGAGAACGGTCCAACACTGCTGCTAAAAATCGGAAGGGAAAAGGTCAAGCCTCTAGTTCGAGGGTGCCTACTCCGGTGAACGTACCAGCAGTTGAGGATGACGACGACGTCTACTATGTTCCCCCAGTTCCTGGTGCAGTTGGAGGAAAACGGTCAGCCTCAAGCTTAGGAACCAGTGGTGAACCTGAAGGGAGTAGAGGTTCAAAATCGACACGGTCATCTACTGGTCTTGAGGATGCTATAAGCAAGATCGGGAATTACACCGACTTCGTTCTTGAGGACAGACGGAGTAGGTCGGAGTTCGACTCCCTCTACGGCATAATGCAGTGCCAGGATGTGATCACCTCAATGGATATTCCGGACGAGTGGAGACTTGAAGCATGTGATCACTATGCCAAATATGAGAACGAGGGTGCAAGGATTATTTTTCTTAGAGCTTCTGCAGCCGATCGCTACGGCTACATCCTCAAGTTGATGAAGCTAAAAGGCTTGGCCTAG
- the LOC140011469 gene encoding uncharacterized protein isoform X1, producing the protein MTAEKRKKPSCDSSPVSCTSDCSTRSSTASNNYIKCLEVYFEQMASRIHWTDAMDEAFLTAYVSFRENDVWDKRKSLETNYDMLAAHLVSNHILTVTGQQLQTRFYHIKKKWDLFCNLRGISSKTETGVGWSEDSYCFTADDEHWANLEQTNASYVDFKKENSCYWYDRLTPLLLGRHATGSRAQSTSEVVPSEPPRRERSNTAAKNRKGKGQASSSRVPTPVNVPAVEDDDDVYYVPPVPGAVGGKRSASSLGTSGEPEGSRGSKSTRSSTGLEDAISKIGNYTDFVLEDRRSRSEFDSLYGIMQCQDVITSMDIPDEWRLEACDHYAKYENEGARIIFLRASAADRYGYILKLMKLKGLA; encoded by the exons ATGACCGCTGAGAAGAGGAAGAAGCCTTCTTGCGATT CCTCACCTGTTAGCTGTACGTCCGATTGCTCTACCCGTTCGTCAACTGCATCCAACAACTACATCAAGTGCCTTGAGGTCTATTTTGAG CAAATGGCTTCTAGGATTCACTGGACTGATGCAATGGATGAAGCTTTCCTCACAGCCTACGTCAGTTTTCGGGAAAATGACGTTTGGGACAAGAGGAAGTCGCTAGAGACCAACTACGACATGTTGGCAGCCCATTTGGTGAGCAATCACATATTGACTGTGACTGGCCAGCAATTGCAGACCAGATTCTATCAcatcaagaagaaatgggacCTGTTCTGCAATCTGCGTGGGATTTCATCAAAAACAGAGACCGGGGTTGGGTGGAGTGAGGACAGCTACTGTTTCACTGCTGATGATGAACATTGGGCCAACTTGGAGCAG ACCAATGCCTCGTACGTTGACTTCAAAAAAGAGAATTCATGCTACTGGTACGATCGGTTGACACCGCTACTGCTTGGAAGACATGCCACAGGCAGCCGTGCCCAGTCTACAAGCGAGGTAGTTCCATCGGAACCGCCTCGCCGAGAACGGTCCAACACTGCTGCTAAAAATCGGAAGGGAAAAGGTCAAGCCTCTAGTTCGAGGGTGCCTACTCCGGTGAACGTACCAGCAGTTGAGGATGACGACGACGTCTACTATGTTCCCCCAGTTCCTGGTGCAGTTGGAGGAAAACGGTCAGCCTCAAGCTTAGGAACCAGTGGTGAACCTGAAGGGAGTAGAGGTTCAAAATCGACACGGTCATCTACTGGTCTTGAGGATGCTATAAGCAAGATCGGGAATTACACCGACTTCGTTCTTGAGGACAGACGGAGTAGGTCGGAGTTCGACTCCCTCTACGGCATAATGCAGTGCCAGGATGTGATCACCTCAATGGATATTCCGGACGAGTGGAGACTTGAAGCATGTGATCACTATGCCAAATATGAGAACGAGGGTGCAAGGATTATTTTTCTTAGAGCTTCTGCAGCCGATCGCTACGGCTACATCCTCAAGTTGATGAAGCTAAAAGGCTTGGCCTAG